A genome region from Bradyrhizobium sp. WSM1417 includes the following:
- a CDS encoding aspartate-semialdehyde dehydrogenase, with amino-acid sequence MEDKVSNDPVVAIVGVTGAVGAEFIATMDKRGFRVGKLKALASARSAGKTVSFCGQDVVIEELTERAFEGVDIALFSAGGSISKKYAPIAVKAGAVVVDNSSAFRMDPNVPLVIPEINANRIRDHKGIIANPNCAAITALVPLWPIHQSNRIKRVIISTYQAASGAGAAAMDELVESTRANLNGQVYTPKVMPHPYAFNLFNHNTAIDPDTGYNDEETKVINETRKIFEDDKIAIGVTCVRVPVLRAHCEAITFECEKPISEDQVRAIMARAPGVKVVDDRAKNYFPMPIDASGQDDVLVGRIRKDLSDPSGHSISMFVAADQLLKGAALNAVQIAELLPQRVMA; translated from the coding sequence ATGGAGGACAAAGTGAGTAACGATCCCGTCGTCGCAATTGTCGGCGTCACCGGTGCGGTGGGCGCCGAATTCATCGCCACCATGGACAAGCGCGGCTTTCGCGTCGGCAAGCTCAAGGCGCTGGCCAGCGCCCGCTCGGCCGGCAAGACGGTGTCGTTCTGTGGGCAGGACGTCGTCATCGAGGAGCTGACCGAACGCGCCTTCGAAGGCGTCGACATCGCCCTGTTCTCCGCCGGCGGCAGCATCTCGAAGAAGTATGCCCCGATCGCGGTCAAGGCGGGTGCCGTCGTCGTCGACAACTCCTCCGCCTTCCGCATGGATCCGAACGTGCCGCTGGTGATCCCCGAAATCAACGCGAACCGCATCCGCGACCACAAGGGCATCATCGCCAACCCGAACTGCGCCGCCATCACGGCGCTGGTGCCGCTGTGGCCGATCCACCAGAGCAACCGCATCAAGCGCGTGATCATCTCGACCTATCAGGCGGCCTCCGGCGCCGGCGCTGCCGCAATGGACGAGCTGGTCGAGTCCACCCGCGCCAACCTCAACGGGCAGGTTTATACGCCGAAGGTGATGCCGCATCCCTACGCCTTCAACCTCTTCAACCACAACACGGCGATCGACCCTGACACCGGCTACAACGACGAAGAGACCAAGGTCATCAACGAAACCCGCAAGATCTTCGAGGACGACAAGATCGCGATCGGCGTCACCTGCGTGCGCGTGCCGGTGCTGCGGGCTCATTGCGAGGCCATCACCTTCGAATGCGAGAAGCCGATCAGCGAGGATCAGGTCCGTGCCATCATGGCGCGAGCGCCCGGTGTCAAGGTCGTCGACGACCGTGCCAAGAACTACTTCCCGATGCCGATCGACGCTTCGGGCCAGGACGACGTCCTGGTCGGTCGCATCCGCAAGGACCTCAGCGACCCCTCCGGGCATTCGATCTCGATGTTCGTGGCGGCGGACCAACTGCTCAAGGGCGCTGCGCTCAACGCGGTACAGATCGCGGAGCTCCTGCCGCAGCGGGTGATGGCGTAA